A window from Selenomonadales bacterium encodes these proteins:
- a CDS encoding N4-gp56 family major capsid protein: protein MTKTKIENLVNPQVMADMINATLPAKIKFTPLAKVDSTLTARAGNTITVPKYAYIGEAEDVAEGVAMGTTVLTATTTTATVKKAGKAVELTDEAVLSGYGDPIGEATSQLRMSIADKVNSDCYAALKGASLTYDGSAGVISYSGIVKAVDLFEEEVDDSVKVMVVHPKQVTTLRLDEDFKSIDKYPLKTVMTGTIGEIAGCQVVPSKKVALEDGCYVCPIVVTTTEENEQPALTIYMKRGVELETDRDILAKTTVISVDEHYTAVLSNEAKVVAARFKA from the coding sequence ATGCGACGTTGCCTGCTAAGATCAAGTTTACTCCGCTTGCGAAGGTCGACAGTACGCTTACTGCACGTGCGGGCAATACGATCACGGTGCCGAAGTATGCGTATATTGGTGAGGCTGAAGATGTGGCAGAGGGCGTTGCAATGGGTACGACTGTGTTGACTGCTACTACCACTACGGCGACCGTAAAGAAAGCAGGCAAGGCAGTGGAGCTTACCGATGAGGCTGTTTTGAGCGGCTATGGCGATCCTATCGGTGAGGCGACGAGTCAGCTCAGAATGTCTATTGCGGATAAGGTGAATAGCGATTGTTATGCGGCACTCAAAGGGGCATCTCTTACGTATGATGGCAGTGCGGGTGTTATCTCGTATTCGGGTATCGTGAAGGCGGTGGATCTGTTTGAGGAAGAGGTGGATGACAGTGTGAAGGTCATGGTCGTTCATCCGAAGCAGGTGACAACGCTTCGTCTTGATGAGGATTTCAAGAGTATCGACAAGTACCCGCTGAAGACGGTAATGACGGGGACGATCGGAGAGATCGCAGGTTGTCAGGTCGTGCCGTCTAAGAAGGTTGCTCTTGAGGATGGCTGTTATGTCTGCCCGATCGTGGTTACGACGACGGAAGAGAATGAACAGCCTGCATTGACGATCTATATGAAGCGCGGTGTCGAGCTTGAGACGGACAGAGATATTTTGGCTAAGACGACGGTTATTTCGGTGGATGAGCATTATACGGCTGTGTTGTCGAATGAGGCAAAGGTCGTTGCTGCCAGATTCAAGGCGTGA